TAGTTTACTCTTTAAGGGAGGAAGGGCATCCGTTAACTGAGAAATTCAAAGAAATTTCCGCTCCTCCGTAGACTAATtgtccgagttaatggaattCGGTACATGGGTACAAATTTCAaacaattagaaaatttttgtttaaaaaaaaaggagatTCTACGGCTTCCGTAGCGCCGCTAAATGACCGTGAATTCTTGTAAAACTCGACAAAATAAGACTTTctcatagaataaaattttccgataTCTCGCTtagtttttgagaaaaatgcgattttttcaaaaaagtgaaatatttcatagattttaatatctttaatttttttgtattttttcccGGAAAGTGCATATAAAGaggaaagtttaaaaaaaaaaacgtctgaatTAGTCCATTTTCGAAGGAGTTTtagctatttgaaaaaaagtcttatttcgTCGAGTTCTACAAGAATTCGCGATCATTTGGTGGCGCAACGAAAACCGTAGActtcccaaaaaaaattcgatatcaatcattaaaaaaaaaaaattacttacctTCGATATCGAaaaagaatattaaaattttgcatACGTACctcgtaaaattaataaaataaaaaaaaataatcactataactcattaaaattgataatatgGAGCGGATAGTCAAATCAACCAAGCCGATCGATTCGCCAGGAACTATGGCCACTTCCTGCTGAGCGAGAGGTGATTCGACACAGGCATCTCCAGTCTCCATTGACACTTAAGTACTTTGGGAGTTCACCACCGAGTGCCTCTCTTAAGTCCCTTCTTTCACCTTCCTTGGACATGAGAAGTATTAATCAGCTCGCTCCGTGGGAAAGTTGTCCctaatataatataatcaataataataataatcctagtaattgataaataaatcgaGGGAAATAAGactagtaaataaaatatcgcgCTTCTcgtgattattaatttatatattacgctaaaattattttatatatggcgttcgaaaaatgaatataatgATACCATTCACTTGAGATAATATGATGCTTAATtgactttaatattaatgatataatatatgatatttcTGTGTTATGTCTTCGAATTTATAACGACGTCCAATTATTAAGTGTTATTGCTTGTTCgggataaaatatataaaactcatattgttttcttatatttaaaagaaataaaaagaaaaaaaaaacattggaCGATGTCGttgcttaataaataaaaaaaaaaaatatttaactatgTGAAATAATGTCTGTACCTCTGTACATATGAGGTATACATAGTTATGTATATATCTTGCAATATACGTATTCTATAATGTGTACAGACATgaaaaattgtctataagctaataaaaattatatatagaataagtaattaattaattaattaattaaaattgtacaCGGATTGACACAACACTGATACTTGTAATGAACttctgtaaaattattaattaaaaaaaaaattaataaaaaataaacacgcTGCCACTTAATATAAACAAACATATACCTTACATGGTTTTTAACACACGTACATTACACTCCTtacaagtaaataataatagttacgacgataataataagaagaaaagtaaaaaaaaaaaacatatatgtaaaccatgtatagataaatctatattataagaaacttattttttatgccAAATAATAGGTGAGCTTGCATAAGAAGTGATATGACAAATATTAGCACGGCTACTTGAGTCGTAacgtatattaaaaatttaaatataaaagaaaaaaaaagctattgtgtactgttgtaaaaaaaaaatgatagtaTGAAATCACGTATAGAAGATGAGATTTACATTTTTACACTAacaattattgaatattttaagttgtttttgttgcattgtttataattatttattataagagCGTATTGAATTAAGCGTTGAAAGATAAAATTACTACCATCTgtagtgtaaaaaaatatttataaattcaaatcacaGTTACAAGGATATATtagttgttattaattaatgtttattcTGATCATTACACAAAATTTCGTTGGTTTCCCAACTTTTACAAGTACTCAATCAATAAAACATTAACtgtcaagtaaataattataaattgagacAATATAGTAACAGTTTTCctttttcacaataattatttattttttaactaaaaaacaaaacatagTGCATATaagctatttatttattttaaaaacgactaTTGTGAAAAAGGAAAACTGTTACCATATTGTctcaattgttaattatttacttgacagttaatattttattgattgagTACTTGAAAATGTTGGGAAACCAACGAAACGTTGTATAATGATCAgaataaacattaattaataacaactaATAGATCCTTGTAACtgtgatttgaatttataattattattaaaatggaTATGAATCAAcggaatagtaaaaaaatatgtcggGGGAGGGGCAGAACgaatttaggaaaaaaaagtcaatagtGTCTACAGAGCCAATTTCACTctataattttagtaaaaaatttcaggcgGTTTTGCTGTCTCCCCTTTTCTGTTTTCCCATTGGAAAGGTTAATATCTAACTGGATAcaacacacatacatacatgcatattAATACGCGGAATGACTCGGAAGAATTTTATGTGAagcattttgttaaaaatattttaagtgttgcagcttttattaattaactataatTTTAGCAACACAAGTTTGTGGGAGTTGCTCtatagaaacttttttacaatttacattgaaaaatatctgacggatataaaaataaaagataaaatgttgatgaaaagtaaaaataaatatatcataaagaaaaaacaaagacagcttatatttaaatttcgttGTAAGTAACATACATGCATAGTTGATTTAAGAGTgacacaatttaaattatacgcTAATAACTGCAATACTTTGAACGCTGAGCGAATTTAAGAATCGTGATATATGTAATATGTAACACTTGAAAATGTGATGTTAAGTCGAAAGATGGTTAATCATTAATTGTAAATTCAATATGATGCTAAATACAGCCCGCCTTTaactatcaataaatataatgaaagaTTAGAAAGATATTGTAAAAGATTGAAATCTAtgttagaaatttatttatgttttcaaAGCCGTATTATTATAGTTGAGGTGTAGGGGCTATGTTATTATGTAATGTTATGTAATGTCATAAAAACGAGAAGATGCAGAACAGGTATGGTTACACGCCATATATTGCCTATCAATGTATTGCTAATTGCcatgattatatttatattgtaatcccatacacacacatatacatatatatctatatatacatgtgtgtGTATGATATGCTACttgtacttatatatatttctcataaagtattttttaatttctggaAAAAGTAGAAACTAAGTGttgcaataaatattaagtttcttttactctttttatttttttttaaaaccaattaaataacataaataatgtaaatgAAATATCAATTTTGCAGACTTGTGGTTTTGTCTTGTAGTAAATATCCTCAGAGCCCTTTCTTTAgtcaaatattcaatttattttttttttcaacaataaaataatttcaaaaaattacttaatttgaTACTTTTGATGAAATACcgacaaaatttattaccaaTTAGTAGTgtcaatatataaattttatatatgtgtatattacATGTTACATGATCTAAAATATATGACTGTGTATACCTtatatatgtacttatatCTGTTATTCTTATTATATATGATGCCTTACTTTCGTTCCTTCCATTTTCGGGTCgtacgaataaaaaaatgtaattatttaaaagaccAAGATCATgggcaaataataattaacgtgTTGGAATAATAGTAAATTTGCGGACCGTAATAATCATGATAATGgagattaatatttaatttactgcatattaattaatatctacCATTTTAAATTAgtcatttattaaatagtaataataaatatatcagcAACAAATAAGATATgtatctttttaatttttctattgacAGAGAgatcgattattattttattaataaaaaaaaataatacagaaTCGCGTCGTCTTTTCTATATAAGATGATATTCGAGttgtgagtgtgaatgtagcagatgtgaaacaacaaatttttcaGCAGACCTGCGCCTTAAGTTTATGTTCCTGCCCTGTTTAGAGGGAAGAAAGTCGTTATTTCTTCTTATgagaaagagaataaaaattagcgcatgcgcTATCCCATAAACAGAGCAATAGTATATTATACCCCAAGagaggaaagtaggacatcCCAACCCAGGTGTAAAATTGTCTACCTGAGCCGAAGTCGAGTTCTATCTTCCTTTGTGGTttgcatacaattttttacCGGATCTACACCTgaagatttgaatttttgtctcTGTGATGTGAAGAATggcgcatgcgctaatttttatcattttttttcttatcaaagAGAAGAACGATTTTCTTCCGTCCAAACAGGGCAAGATTTCAAACTTTCGGCGCAggtatggtaaaaaaatttaaactttcaggtacAGATCCGGTGAAAAATTGTAGACACACCACTGAGAAAGGGAGGTCCCAATCTGCGTGTTTGCCACAATCGCTTTCGGGTTGGGTAGGCAATTACACACACGAATcggaatgtcctactttcctccctaggtgtgtaatttactattaaattaattaactataatagtgacatggaaaaaaaatgcgcgtactgatttttcatttatctaaatacgcattttgaaatttgcattctaattctgcttacactttatttatttaaaaagttgaaaaattgaaaccagtcagttacattcacactcatttcgAGTTGTATTATTTGTGTCATATGTACGTaagacaattaattaataaaaagtggATTACGCAGCTATTAAAGTGTAGCtgtaaaaaatgaacaaattataaatatataatgataagaaaaaatgagaaagaaaaattaataaaaaaatatagctataagtaatatatataattataaagcaactgaatgaaataattaaatgtaatagCTATATCCGCCTCTTGTGAATAAATGCCTATTTGTtcctttataaaatataatacttattattaaaaaataaaaatatatactagtATTGATCCtgaataagatttttattttttaaattaattattacagtttattaaagtatgtacatatttaattaatagtaacttgaaaataatgatttcTAAGCTGgaaataagttattaaatgGTATTCGAGAAAATATATCATTaccaattttcataaatacttTCGAAAATGTGTCTTCGTAAGAGGATTGTAATTCGCGGAAGAGAACATCAGAATTACTGTTTAGTATTGAGTTTATTTGGTTGCCTAAAAAACTGTCTTGACTGAAAAGCCTTTCAAAGTTGAGAATAACTTTATCGGGCTTAAATTTCACATCGTATCTCTTGAGTTTCATATAAATGTTATTGtccttttcaaatttttccccATAATacgtatttttagtttttaaatttactgaaataaatataattataattattaattcattattttagaTAACTTATTGTCCCCTTTCTGAGTAAATCTCGTAACTgcacaattataattttttcagaaatcggtaaaaaaaaacatctattCTGTTACACGTACAttcctatccaaaaattcatgatactgaaattagccacGATccagaagttaacagacaattaaatatttttggatttttttttcaccaaatgaattacaacaataaaaaaaaataaaaatatgcacatgtagaaattttaaaaaactgtaggtgcaactttttcaaatattttttttttatgatttcctatttaaaaaaaaaaattcaaaaattattagatgtcggctaacttcaggatcataattagccggcgtctaataatttttggattttttaaaaaacgataaattatgaaaaaaaaaatatttaaaaaaattgcacttgtaggcttttaaattttctacatgtgcatatttttagttttttttttcttcaaatttaattgttcaaaaaaaaatcccaaaaatttttaattatctgctgacttcaggatcgtaaaaattcccatagaattcACTCAACTCCCATAGAATCCTGTAGActgtattggtttctatgcggtttttgtcgcagttgagtgAATTCTATGGAAATTTTCGGATAGGgttaatagaaatatcaaaattcaaaagtttctCGAACATTCTGCtataatcattaaaattt
This genomic interval from Microplitis mediator isolate UGA2020A chromosome 2, iyMicMedi2.1, whole genome shotgun sequence contains the following:
- the LOC130678651 gene encoding protein takeout-like isoform X2, which codes for MANGVPSLNVLPLEPLGIDNMSIGESGSIASFKQNYRNIKVYGLTKGLNVSNYEIDFDNLIFKSDSFNPQIDFVANCKVDGRLLLFRIHGQGPCNITMLNLKTKNTYYGEKFEKDNNIYMKLKRYDVKFKPDKVILNFERLFSQDSFLGNQINSILNSNSDVLFRELQSSYEDTFSKVFMKIGNDIFSRIPFNNLFPA